ctccgtaacgctttctcgattactaaatgatcctgtaacgaagcgcgctgctctccgttggatcttctctatctcttctatcaaccctatctggtacagatcccacactgctgagcagtattcaagcagtaggcgaacaagcgtactgtaacctacttcctttgttttcggattgcatttccttaggattcttccgatgaatctcagtctggcatctgctttaccgacgatcaactttatatgatcattccattttaaatcactcctaatgcgtactcccagataatttatggaattaactgcttccagttggtgacctgctatattgtagctaaatgataatggatctctctttctgtgtattcgcggcacattacacttgtctacattgagattcaattgccattccctgcaccatacgtcaattcgctacagatcctcctgcatttcagtacaatttttcattgttacaacctctcgatataccacagcatcatccgcaaaaagcctcagtccaacactcccctgcggcacacctgaaatcactcttatttcggaagacttctctccattgagaatgatatgctgcgttctgttgtctaggaactcttcaatccaatcacacaattggtctgatagtccgtatggtcttcctttgttcattaaatgggGTAATGTGGTCCTGGAACGTGCTGTGGTAAAGACATGACACATTTTCCACGAGTGGCGTGTGATAATCTTCGTATTGAAATGTTAGCGGTACAAAACCACTGTTTGTTTTTCAACCTCAAATGTGCTAATTTATCTAGGAAAGAGTGAGAGCGATATGCGTTTAATTTATTGCAGACTGACGCCTATTCTCCAGAACAGGAGCTGCCAAAGAAGCAGGTGGCCGATGCGCTTGCGGGACAAGATGCGACTTGCAACCCCGCCGTAAGAAGAGCAGAGGGGTGGGGGAACGAGGAGCGCGCCACAAACTGCAAGGCACCCCTTAAAGAAGAACACATCTCGCGCTTTCGTTTCCCTGTCCCCCTCGCCGTTATCCGCGGTGACGAAGCGCTGTGGAAGGGGGGGCAGGCGGGTAAGAGGAGGCTGGGCACAGATTGtgagcagggcagggcagggcagaggAGAGGAGCGAAGCGAAGCAAAGCAACAAGCGCTGGCCCCGGCGGTGGCGGTGGCAGGCGGGCGGCAGGTGTTGCGAGCAGGGACCATCTGCCGCTCGGCGGCGCTCGGCGTGTGGGAACGCGTTCGTTCCCACGGCCGGGCCCAGCAACCCTCGGTAGCACACACCTGCCACACGACACCCACCACCTCCACCCCGGAGCGCCGCCGCCGACGCGTGACGTCACGCCGCCTATAAAAGGGGACCGCGGCCACGTGCGCACCACTCAGTCGCTCCACGGCCGTGCTGTTGGAACCGTGTTACTCGCAAGCTCACGTGTCTACTTTGCCACATTTCGGTGCCACTACTTACGTCACCGTCAGCATGTCAGCAGTTCCAGTCGTCTCTGCTACCGGCGCAGCCTCCGCTGCGGCGCCGGCTACGCCCACGTCTTGCAAGTTCAGCCTGACTCTGGCGCGCAAAGTGCATCGTATCAAGAAGGTGTGTACAGCTTCCATCATATATATCTTGCCTTCTAAGTACCTTTCGTGTCTCAGGTTTCTAGTTCTTTTTCAATAGCTCCTGCTATATTAAATGGCTTTTTTTTAAACCTTTGTTTTCCTGTTGAACTTCGAAATGCTGTTGTTTAATTAAACTGCTCCAGTTTCATTTCAATTACAATGCGCCAATTAGAAGGAGATTAATTTGTCGTACTTGTATAGGTCCTCTTTTCGGTATACGTTTTCTACTATTGCTTCAACTATTTTGTAGTTTTGTACTTGTATAGGTCCTCTTTTCGGCATACGTTTTCTACTATTTGCTTCAACTATTTTGTAGTTCAGAATTTTCGCGACGTGAAGTAACGCTGATACAAAATCACTCAATGGTTGCTACTATCTTTCCATACCACATTCTTTTCGCTGTAGTAGCTATAACTTGTATTTATCTACTTCTTCAATATATCGATTTTGTAATTACCTCTGAAACGAAACATGAGTTAATTTGTTTACATCGTGATTACTTTGGATAATTTTTGAAGCAAGCGCTTCCTCGATTTAATCGCGGTACAAGATTGCTAAAGACGTTCTAGAAGACAGCATAAAAATCAGTTTTTCTTCACTTGAAacattttcacttttttcttttgtttgtttgtgttacgTGTGCAGACTGCCTATGCCTGTTTAGGCAGGGCACATTTGAACTTGTGTCTTACGATTCGCGTTTCGTTTCTTCCAGATGCTGAAGCCGGTGCTGGAGATGGTGCACAAGCACTGCCGCAAATCGTCGAGAAGGTCGCCGTGTCCGCAAGCTTTCGAAGAGGAGGAGTCGCCAGCTGATCAGAACGCGGCCAACGAAGCCCTGGAGCAGCGCCTGGCGGAAGAGCTTCGCGCCGGCGCCGCAGCCGCCGGCAGCGGCGCTGCCATCGCGGTGTGGTGCGACGGCCGCGTGCGCCTGCGCCAAGTGGCGGCTACGCAGGGGCAGGTCGGAGACGTGGCGGTGCCGGCGAGTTTCCTGACCACGTCGCAGGGCGGCCTCTGCTGGGTCACGCCCGACGCCGACATCCTCCTGCTCGACGGCAGCCACGAGTCGCAGGGACTGGCGGCCGAGCAGCAAGTGCCCGCCGCCGCGACGCTCTTGTCGACGCCGTCGTCTTCGCAAGAAACTCTCAGCGTCCACTCCTTTTAAGCGTTAATCGACCGTGATCCCAACAGCAGAGGA
This genomic stretch from Schistocerca cancellata isolate TAMUIC-IGC-003103 chromosome 2, iqSchCanc2.1, whole genome shotgun sequence harbors:
- the LOC126145328 gene encoding uncharacterized protein LOC126145328, with amino-acid sequence MSAVPVVSATGAASAAAPATPTSCKFSLTLARKVHRIKKMLKPVLEMVHKHCRKSSRRSPCPQAFEEEESPADQNAANEALEQRLAEELRAGAAAAGSGAAIAVWCDGRVRLRQVAATQGQVGDVAVPASFLTTSQGGLCWVTPDADILLLDGSHESQGLAAEQQVPAAATLLSTPSSSQETLSVHSF